CATATAGTAGAGTGGCTAATTCAAAAGCAATGGTGTCATTGTATTCAATTTCAATGGCTTTTTCCAAAAATTCACGAGCAGCTTCAAATTTACCAAGACTGGCATAAGACTTACCGATACGCTCATAAGTAGAAACGCCAGTTGTTGCAAGAAGATCACGATTATCCAGTTTGGCATAGTATTGAATGGCTTGCTCAAAGTTTCCGAGTTCAAACTCCATCTCAGCCAAACCAAAAATAATCAATGAGTCATCTGATAGTTGACTTGCTTCCAACAACTTGTCACGGGCTACATCCGTTAAGCCCTCCATTTGGTAAAGGTCTGCCTTTACAATCAACGCAGACAAATAGTCCTCAGACTCCTCAGGAATAGCATCTAAATAGAGAAACGCTTCTTCAATATTACCATCTTCGGCTGCAATTTGTGCTAAGTTAACATTGACCTCTGGAAAATCAAAACGAACTTTTTCGTAAATTTCCTGTGCCTGTGGTAAAAAGCCAATAGACTCTAAATATTCGGCCAACTCAACAAGAACCTCTGCTGGATCCTCATTTAAAGCTTTTTTTAAATATTTATCCGCATGGTGTAAATCTTGCTTCTCAATAGAAGCAACCATTTTTTCACTATTTAACATCGTATTTTTGTCCTTTAATTTCA
This region of Streptococcus thermophilus genomic DNA includes:
- a CDS encoding tetratricopeptide repeat protein, yielding MLNSEKMVASIEKQDLHHADKYLKKALNEDPAEVLVELAEYLESIGFLPQAQEIYEKVRFDFPEVNVNLAQIAAEDGNIEEAFLYLDAIPEESEDYLSALIVKADLYQMEGLTDVARDKLLEASQLSDDSLIIFGLAEMEFELGNFEQAIQYYAKLDNRDLLATTGVSTYERIGKSYASLGKFEAAREFLEKAIEIEYNDTIAFELATLLYDQEEYQKANFYFKQIETMSSDFEGYEYNYALSLHAEHRTEEALRMTQQGISKNAFDVQLLLFASQLSYELHDTQSAESYLKQALPLAEDNDEIVLRLSALYLEEERFDDLAALADYEVDSVLARWNIARAYQALDDEEEAFQIYQDLSKDLADNPEFLQDYAYILREFGYRDQARVTAEKYLALVPDDVNMQTFLEDY